The following are from one region of the Capsicum annuum cultivar UCD-10X-F1 chromosome 1, UCD10Xv1.1, whole genome shotgun sequence genome:
- the LOC107855199 gene encoding G-type lectin S-receptor-like serine/threonine-protein kinase LECRK1, giving the protein MENHFLQLLGFLVLFLAARFVAFAQASNITLGSSLVASGNSSAWLSPSGDFASGFHQIWWSIPPSFLDTGVSYASLLDTGNFILASSESSLLWQSFDHPSDTILPTQTIDTTKSLSSRTSQNNFSRGHFEFRLIPDGNLVLNTFALPTGNAYEAYFWSHTVDTGYPNVTGNRKYGSRGILYLHEECSTQIIHCDIKPQNILLDDSFEARISDFGLAKLLMKDQTRTLTGIRGTKGYVAPEWFRNTAVTAKVDVYSYGIVLLETICCRKCMDTAMENEEEIILIDRVYDCFHSRLLHNLVQDDDEALSDMR; this is encoded by the exons ATGGAAAACCATTTTCTGCAGCTTCTTGgctttcttgttctttttcttgcTGCACGATTTGTTGCATTTGCGCAGGCTAGTAACATCACTCTTGGGTCGTCCCTTGTTGCATCTGGTAATTCTTCAGCATGGCTATCACCTTCTGGTGACTTTGCGTCAGGCTTTCATCAAATCTG GTGGTCAATTCCACCAAGTTTTCTAGACACAGGTGTTTCTTATGCTTCTTTGTTGGATACAGGGAATTTCATCCTTGCTAGCAGCGAATCTAGCCTTCTGTGGCAAAGTTTTGATCACCCTTCTGATACAATCTTGCCTACACAAACAATAGACACTACAAAGTCACTGTCTTCTAGGACATCACAGAATAACTTCTCCAGGGGGCATTTTGAGTTCCGGTTGATACCCGATGGCAATCTTGTGCTGAACACCTTTGCACTACCAACAGGAAATGCATACGAGGCATACTTTTGGAGCCACACGGTTGATACAGGCTATCCTAATGTGACCGGAAACAG GAAGTATGGTTCTAGAGGGATCTTGTATTTGCACGAAGAGTGCAGCACACAGATCATCCACTGTGATATAAAGCCTCAAAACATCCTGCTTGATGATTCATTTGAAGCAAGGATTTCTGATTTCGGATTGGCAAAACTTTTGATGAAGGATCAAACTCGGACTCTGACAGGCATTAGAGGGACCAAAGGCTATGTTGCACCAGAATGGTTCAGGAACACAGCCGTGACTGCCAAAGTAGATGTTTATAGCTATGGCATTGTTTTGTTAGAAACGATTTGCTGCCGGAAGTGTATGGACACCGCAATGGAGAATGAAGAGGAAATAATACTGATCGACCGGGTGTATGACTGTTTCCACTCGAGACTGCTACATAATCTAGTACAAGATGATGACGAGGCGCTAAGCGACATGAGGTAG
- the LOC107855202 gene encoding probable serine/threonine-protein kinase DDB_G0280111 produces the protein MWRFKPFMPKEQTGLEGRTIDIGNLKVHVRNAIAEGGFSCVYLARDVLHGSKQYALKHIIVNDEESLDLVLKEISVMKSLKGHPNIVTLHAHAILDVGRTKEALLVMEYCDQSLVSVLENRGAGFFEEKQVLLIFRDVCNAVFAMHCQSPPIAHRDLKAENLLLGADGLWKLCDFGSTSTNHKRFEKPEEMGIEEDNIRKHTTPAYRAPEMWDLYRRELINEKVDIWALGCLLFRICYFKSAFDGESKLQVLNGNYRIPELPKYRASIIDLIRDMLQSSPDARPDITQVWFRANGLLPDELQKLLPDRPPEMQKQGIDGHEGFSRAAGKTSPMPSRNPPPPPPAAESNPNASLASHNSKTGVATGPIGAFWNTQHATSASVSEETTRPKFDEEIRHSSSSYDKSHPNKVPVSYKTSPLKEESLSSHPVQNNMQPKPANRAGEASSRDFEINLFQDDSGLNVGSNKSSKSEGPTGSQGEAYNAFVAEFCTNKPNPGNNAKQPEKKELMEAEVEKLKQQLSRANMEKSEIASKYEKLSAICRSQRQEIQELKQALAARTPSPSRDTTRNQASPGSQPSSTPPKKNNIGGTVWELQQGLFGQSHVSPDSKPWQAFADDDPKQQATPVNANPRSVRTRNGHQNRETSEINTSSFGTDSFRAVPVSSSQMMATFNESKNSQRYGELKNIDSKSATQPAGWAGF, from the exons ATGTGGAGATTCAAACCTTTTATGCCCAAGGAACAGACTGGGCTTGAAGGTCGCACCATTGATATTGGCAATCTCAAAGTTCACGTGCGCAATGCAATTGCAGAGGGCGGATTCTCTTGTGTTTATTTAGCCCGAGATGTGCTACATGGTTCAAAGCAGTATGCATTGAAGCATATTATTGTTAATGATGAAGAATCACTTGATCTAGTATTGAAAGAGATTTCAGTGATGAAATCGCTTAAGGGCCATCCTAATATTGTTACACTTCATGCGCATGCAATCTTGGATGTGGGTCGTACAAAGGAAGCTCTCCTTGTCATGGAATATTGTGACCAGTCCTTGGTTAGTGTCCTTGAGAACCGAGGAGCTGGCTTCTTTGAGGAGAAACAGGTCCTATTAATATTCAGGGATGTGTGCAACGCGGTCTTTGCTATGCACTGCCAATCCCCACCCATAGCTCACAG AGATTTAAAGGCCGAGAACCTTTTGCTGGGTGCTGATGGATTGTGGAAGTTGTGTGATTTTGGCAGTACTTCAACCAATCACAAACGTTTTGAGAAACCTGAAGAAATGGGAATCGAGGAGGACAACATAAGGAAACACACTACACCTGCATACAGAGCTCCTGAG ATGTGGGATTTGTATCGAAGAGAACTTATAAATGAGAAGGTAGACATATGG GCCCTTGGCTGTTTACTCTTTCGGATATGCTACTTCAAGTCTGCATTTGATGGTGAATCAAAACTTCAAGTTTTAAATGGCAATTACCGGATTCCAGAATTACCAAAATACCGTGCTTCAATCATAGATCTAATAAGAGATATGCTTCAGTCATCACCAGATGCCAGACCAGATATCACGCAG GTGTGGTTCCGTGCAAATGGTCTGTTGCCTGATGAGCTGCAAAAGTTGTTACCCGATAGACCCCCTGAAATGCAGAAACAAGGTATTGATGGGCATGAAG GATTTTCGAGAGCTGCAGGTAAGACTAGTCCAATGCCCAGCAGAAATCCTCCACCGCCTCCTCCGGCTGCAGAATCTAATCCTAACGCGTCTCTTGCATCACATAATTCAAAAACTGGTGTGGCTACTGGTCCAATTGGTGCATTCTGGAATACCCAGCATGCGACAAGTGCCTCCGTTTCAGAGGAGACAACCAGACCCAAATTTGATGAAGAGATACGGCACAGTTCCTCAAGCTATGACAAGAGTCATCCCAATAAGGTTCCAGTTTCTTATAAAACTAGCCCCTTGAAAGAGGAAAGTCTCAGCTCCCACCCTGTGCAAAATAATATGCAACCTAAACCAGCCAATAGAGCAGGGGAAGCCTCATCAAGGGATTTTGAAATAAACCTTTTCCAGGATGATTCAGGTCTCAATGTTGGGAGTAATAAATCGTCAAAGTCAGAGGGGCCAACTGGCTCCCAGGGTGAAGCATACAATGCTTTTGTTGCAGAATTCTGTACCAATAAACCAAACCCTGGAAATAACGCTAAACAACCAGAGAAAAAAGAGCTCATGGAAGCTGAGGTTGAGAAACTGAAGCAACAGCTGTCACGAGCCAACATGGAGAAGTCTGAAATAGCATCTAAATATGAAAAGCTATCTGCAATATGCCGATCACAGCGGCAGGAGATACAGGAGCTTAAACAAGCTCTTGCTGCTAGAACTCCATCACCAAGTCGAGACACCACGAGGAATCAAGCTTCTCCTGGAAGTCAACCATCCAGTACTCCACCG aaaaaaaataatattggagGAACAGTTTGGGAACTTCAGCAAGGATTATTTGGCCAGAGTCACGTGAGTCCAGATTCAAAGCCCTGGCAAGCATTTGCTGATGATGATCCAAAGCAACAAGCTACTCCAGTTAACGCTAATCCCAGATCTGTCAGGACAAGAAATGGCCACCAGAACAGAGAGACATCTGAAATAAATACATCATCATTTGGAACCGATAGCTTTAGGGCTGTGCCAGTTTCCAGCTCTCAGATGATGGCTACATTCAATGAGTCAAAAAATTCTCAGCGCTATGGTGAACTAAAGAATATAGATAGCAAATCAGCGACCCAACCTGCTGGATGGGCAGGTTTCTAA